A stretch of the Sphingosinithalassobacter tenebrarum genome encodes the following:
- a CDS encoding cytochrome c oxidase assembly protein: MMTERIWTPYCGIGPTPEGWLRWNFDPVLLVALLLAALAWRHWSRGGDSRAAWGALGVTLFLFVSPFCAMGSALFTVRIVHDLILAALLAPLVTAALALQRRALPGSLTIWTAVHALTFWLWHAPPLYAAALSSDMVFWAMQISITGTAALWWAKVVRAPAAASVVALLATTVAMGVLGALIVFAGSALYAPHWLTTQAWGLAPLEDQQIAGIIMWAPASAVYLLAAMVVLYGALRPRALA; encoded by the coding sequence ATGATGACCGAGCGAATCTGGACGCCCTATTGCGGCATCGGCCCCACGCCCGAGGGCTGGCTGCGCTGGAATTTCGATCCGGTGCTGCTCGTCGCGCTGCTGCTCGCCGCGCTTGCCTGGCGGCACTGGTCGCGCGGCGGCGATTCGCGCGCGGCCTGGGGTGCGCTGGGCGTCACGCTGTTCCTGTTCGTCAGTCCGTTCTGCGCGATGGGGTCGGCACTGTTCACCGTGCGCATCGTCCATGATCTGATCCTCGCCGCGCTGCTCGCCCCGCTGGTCACTGCCGCGCTTGCCTTGCAGCGACGCGCCCTCCCCGGATCGCTGACGATCTGGACCGCCGTGCATGCGCTCACTTTCTGGCTGTGGCATGCGCCGCCGCTCTATGCCGCTGCCCTGTCTTCCGACATGGTCTTCTGGGCGATGCAGATCAGCATCACCGGCACCGCCGCATTGTGGTGGGCGAAAGTTGTCCGCGCGCCCGCTGCTGCCTCGGTCGTGGCGCTGCTGGCGACGACGGTGGCAATGGGCGTGCTCGGCGCGCTGATCGTCTTCGCCGGCAGCGCGCTCTACGCGCCGCACTGGCTGACGACTCAGGCCTGGGGCCTGGCGCCGCTGGAGGATCAGCAGATTGCGGGCATCATCATGTGGGCGCCGGCGTCGGCAGTCTATCTGCTCGCGGCTATGGTAGTGCTCTACGGCGCACTGCGCCCGCGCGCGCTCGCCTGA
- a CDS encoding ZIP family metal transporter, with the protein MLTVALMALLPAAGTLSGILLAEWKPPSRAMRGAMLHAAAGFAMALVAIDLIPRAQERTGEWIIAAAVMIGSGLSLLLARMTGKLERWMDARTGAGGAWGAYSVVLIDLCTDGLFTGSGSTISAGLGFLLALSQLLANMPGGFAVASSLRAGGLEKRPRRIALLALPAAAPLMAVLGFVALREAPDPVIGFILALLAGLLLVATIEELVPEADAPEAPRRLSSPAFALGFVLLLLGSAYLGA; encoded by the coding sequence GTGTTGACCGTCGCCCTGATGGCGCTGCTGCCCGCAGCGGGTACGCTGTCGGGCATCTTGCTCGCCGAATGGAAGCCGCCTTCGCGCGCGATGCGGGGCGCGATGCTGCATGCCGCCGCCGGGTTCGCGATGGCGCTGGTCGCGATCGACCTGATCCCCCGCGCGCAGGAACGGACCGGCGAATGGATCATCGCGGCGGCGGTGATGATCGGCAGCGGCCTGTCGCTGCTGCTGGCGCGCATGACCGGCAAGCTCGAGCGATGGATGGATGCGCGCACCGGGGCGGGCGGCGCATGGGGCGCCTATAGCGTCGTGCTGATCGATCTTTGCACCGACGGTCTGTTCACCGGCAGCGGCAGTACGATTTCGGCGGGACTGGGCTTCCTGCTCGCGCTGTCGCAACTGCTGGCCAACATGCCGGGCGGCTTTGCCGTCGCCAGTTCGCTGCGCGCTGGAGGCCTCGAGAAACGCCCGCGCCGGATCGCGCTGCTGGCGCTTCCGGCAGCCGCGCCGCTGATGGCTGTACTCGGCTTCGTGGCGCTGCGCGAAGCGCCCGATCCCGTGATCGGCTTCATTCTGGCCCTTCTGGCGGGACTGTTGCTGGTCGCCACCATCGAGGAACTGGTGCCCGAGGCGGACGCGCCCGAAGCGCCCCGCCGGCTCTCCAGCCCTGCCTTTGCGTTGGGGTTTGTGCTGCTCCTGCTAGGCTCAGCTTATCTCGGTGCGTGA
- a CDS encoding DUF2231 domain-containing protein: protein MPANRFSFARTQPPHPVHAALLAGSLSLFLGALLSDWAYAATYQIQWTNFAAWLIAGALVFSGVAMLFAIWDVIRSAGRGLLYLLLLVATFLLGLVNALVHAKDAWAAMPAALILSVVVAVIAFAATWIGFAALRPAVSSEGDRA from the coding sequence ATGCCAGCAAACCGCTTTTCGTTCGCGCGGACACAGCCGCCCCATCCGGTGCATGCCGCGCTCCTCGCGGGTAGCCTGTCGCTGTTCCTCGGCGCGCTGCTCAGCGACTGGGCCTATGCCGCCACCTATCAGATTCAATGGACCAATTTCGCTGCCTGGCTGATCGCGGGCGCGCTGGTCTTCAGCGGGGTCGCCATGCTGTTCGCGATCTGGGACGTGATCCGTAGCGCCGGGCGCGGCCTGCTGTACCTGCTGCTGCTCGTCGCGACCTTTCTGCTCGGGCTCGTCAATGCGTTGGTCCATGCCAAGGATGCCTGGGCAGCGATGCCTGCCGCGCTGATCCTGTCGGTTGTCGTCGCGGTGATCGCGTTCGCGGCGACTTGGATCGGCTTTGCCGCGCTGCGCCCCGCCGTATCCAGCGAAGGAGACCGCGCATGA
- a CDS encoding PQQ-dependent sugar dehydrogenase translates to MNRMMYRGLILAASAVSLSLAGCSGDPEPPEYGQAPQLPEQQRGLLPNMKIAKPAEWGDHAPQVPEGYTIRAIATDLKIPRQTLVLPNGDILVAEGKGGHAPKLTPKDVIASYIKSKGTSPVESGDRLTLLRDADGDGVYEGRSVFAENLDAPYGLAYADGQIYVANQGELVRFTYRDGQTRADAPPVRVTRLPERINHHWTKSLAISPDGRYLYVGIGSNSNVGERGLDVEVDRAMVWEIDAETGMHRAFATGIRNPTAMAFRPGSDQLWTVANERDELGANLVPDYLTSVRDGAFYGWPYSYWGQNVDPRVRPQDPEKVASATRPDYALGSHVAALGLAFSGPVMGPRFAEGAFVGEHGSWNRSEPIGYKVVFVPFRNGQPAGAPVNVVTGFHGEDGKTRGRPVGVTVDPAGALIICDDLSNTVWRMTPDRPAQIPPVEAGDRAPAAQQAP, encoded by the coding sequence ATGAACCGGATGATGTATCGCGGGCTGATCCTCGCCGCCTCCGCCGTCTCGCTTTCGCTGGCCGGATGTTCGGGCGACCCCGAGCCTCCCGAATATGGACAGGCGCCCCAGCTGCCCGAACAGCAGCGCGGACTCCTGCCCAATATGAAGATCGCGAAGCCCGCAGAATGGGGCGATCACGCGCCGCAGGTGCCTGAGGGCTATACCATCCGCGCGATCGCGACGGATCTGAAGATACCGCGCCAGACGCTGGTTCTGCCCAACGGCGACATCCTCGTCGCCGAGGGCAAGGGCGGGCATGCACCGAAACTCACGCCCAAGGACGTCATCGCCTCTTATATCAAGAGCAAGGGCACCAGCCCGGTCGAAAGCGGGGACCGGCTGACGCTGCTGCGCGACGCCGACGGCGACGGCGTGTACGAGGGCCGCAGCGTCTTCGCCGAAAATCTCGATGCGCCCTATGGGCTCGCCTATGCGGACGGCCAGATCTATGTCGCCAATCAGGGCGAACTGGTCCGCTTCACCTATCGCGACGGGCAGACCAGGGCCGATGCGCCGCCGGTCCGCGTCACGCGGCTTCCCGAGCGGATCAACCACCACTGGACCAAGTCGCTGGCGATCAGCCCCGACGGCCGGTATCTCTATGTCGGCATCGGATCGAACAGCAATGTCGGCGAACGCGGCCTCGATGTGGAGGTCGACCGGGCAATGGTGTGGGAGATCGATGCCGAAACCGGAATGCACCGCGCCTTCGCCACCGGCATCCGCAATCCCACGGCGATGGCGTTCCGCCCCGGCAGCGACCAGTTGTGGACCGTCGCCAACGAACGTGACGAACTCGGCGCCAATCTCGTGCCCGACTATCTCACTTCGGTTCGCGACGGCGCATTTTACGGCTGGCCCTACAGCTATTGGGGGCAGAACGTCGATCCGCGCGTGCGCCCGCAGGATCCAGAAAAAGTGGCCTCGGCGACCCGGCCCGATTATGCGCTGGGCTCGCATGTCGCGGCGCTGGGGCTTGCCTTTTCCGGTCCGGTGATGGGTCCGCGCTTCGCCGAAGGCGCTTTCGTCGGCGAGCACGGAAGCTGGAACCGCAGCGAGCCGATCGGATATAAGGTAGTGTTCGTGCCGTTCCGCAACGGCCAGCCCGCCGGTGCTCCGGTCAATGTGGTTACGGGGTTCCACGGCGAGGATGGGAAGACGCGCGGGCGACCCGTCGGCGTCACTGTCGACCCGGCCGGTGCGCTCATCATCTGCGACGATCTGTCCAACACCGTCTGGCGCATGACGCCCGATCGCCCGGCGCAGATACCGCCAGTGGAGGCTGGCGACCGCGCTCCCGCGGCGCAGCAAGCGCCCTAG